ttgggagGTTCGAGGCCCAATCCAATAATTCTCCAAACCACAACATATAATTTTAGATTTGTCTCAACAGTTATTCAAACAGGAAGCACCAATGGACATGATCATTCCCAGTTGAACTAACTCTTTTAAACTATGAAGCTAGAATGATGCAATACGATCAACCAGATCATCTAAATACCGAGATGACGAGCCTCCTCGTTGAACAGATCTTCTTACTTCATCTCGCAACACATTAACTCTCTCTCGAATCTCTTCTCCTTCAGGTTCAACCATTAGTCTTGTCACAGCTCTCTcgatttctcttctctctatgcGACCTTCCAAATGAATCCCTATCCTCCACACATCGCTAACGAACCTCGCGTTAAGCAACTGGTCCCACACAAAAGGCAAGCTGATCATAGGAACACCTTCGCATATACTCTCTAGCGTCGAGTTCCATCCATTATGAGTCAAAAACCCACCCGTAGCTCTATGCGCGAGAACATCTAGCTGCGGTGCCCATTTCACTATCTTTCCCTTCCCGTCCATGAACCCTGATGGTAATGACTCGATCCAGTCTCTGCCCTGGACCGAACCAGGCCTAACAACCCACAAGAAAGATAGGTTGGTTTGCCTTAAGCCACAAGCAATCTCCAAAAACTGAGACTCGGTGATTGTCACTATACTCCCTAAGCTCACGTACATCACTGATCTCGTTTCTTGCTTATCTAACCAAGGAATGCAGCTCTGGTCCGGTTCGAACAAGCTGCTAGACGAAGCTGGCACGTCATGGATGTGAGGTGGGCCAATAGGCTAGATAGGAAAGGTGAAGACTTTGTGGGACTCGGAAAGCGAATCTCTGTCGAGCTCTTCGCAGGACATGACTATGAGCCCCGAAGCTGGCTTCGTCGTATCGAGTATCTTGACCAAGTAAGCATCCAGCGGCTCAGCCTGATCTTTGTTTCCCATGATTCTCGCGAGATCTTTCTTTCGAAGCGGTTGAAACGTCGGAACAGAGTCCTCTGCTTCGGAATCTGAAACAGAGTTCAAGAAACAGACAGTGATCATATTATGAGATCGACAGGGCCGGGCCTGAGCCCATTTACATGAAATATTTTAATGGGCCTCCAATATTATAAGGGCCTCtaacgtttttaaaattatttatttttatatattaatctatatataaaatacataaataacgtttttacatataaatctatagggcaattgtcaataatagcaccttttgaagtttatgtctcaaaaatagcactagaaagAGAAAGTcataaaaatgacattcattaaagggtaaaatatccctaatacccttggtttaaaattaaataaacaaataaaaataaataaaaataaataaaataaaaataaaaaaaataaaaaaaagatttttttttatagtttcagattatatgttttcagattcgaaatttttataatttttttttttcaaattttttttttatttttttttcaaattttttttttataatttaaaaatactttttgaaactgtttttaaaatttttattttttattttagtatttttttttataaaattttaaaccctaattccaaaacacCACCCCTTAACTTTAAatcctaaggtttggattaattaacccaatggatataaatgtatatttacctctttaatgaaacctatttttgtgactttgagccttgagtgctacataaacttggtttagtgatattctagtctttttctcaaatctatatgttatttaaaaataattaatctatatatttacCTGAACAAAAGTTTATGGGTTTGATTGGTAAAAActgtgattttattttttgaatgtaaaaatattgttgtaatttttttttttgggtttatatttttaactttttaaaatttttaaatttgagttTTAGGTATTTGTTTGAGACATAAGTTTAAAAAAGTAtcgtgaatttttttaaaaaatggacgtgaactttgaaaaaaaaatacaaatcaaaaatggtgtaaatttaaaattgtaaatataattgtgGTTGTGGAAAATATCAACAGCAATTACCGATCACCACCCTAAATCTacattttgatttttggttgtatagttttttatatatataattttagaagTATAAAAacaagattataaaaaaaattggaatggGTCCCGGCTCTGGAGATCGAAGCAGTACCTGGAAACGGAAGAAACCCTTCACGGCGAAGCTGAGGGACAAGCAGATGTCGGAGAAAGAACGTGAACTTATACGCACAGAGGACGAATCTCGGGAGATTGAAACTATCCGCGACGGACTGCGTGAAAACCCACCCGGAGTCATCGATCAAACAGCTGATCTCACCACCTTCCTCTGTTCCTGAACCTTTGATGAGTTTAGTCAAACACTCACGTAACGGGTTCTCGCAGTTGTTGTTGAGGAGCGTGAGCTGAAGCAGGACATCGCGAGACTGCGTCTGAGATTCGGACAAACCGTCGGGGATCTGTAGGAAAGTGAAGAGAGGGTGGTCTGAAGGTTTGGGCGCGTTGAAGCGCGTGTGGATGATTGTGATTGAGAAGCCTTTCGAGAATAGGATCTTTGCTAGCTGAAGCATAGGGTTTATGCATCCTTGTAATGGTAGAGGGAAGAGAATCACTCGTGTCTTGTTACGTTTCTCCATTTCAATAATCAAGATTTCTTAACTTCTTCCTCTCTTTgcaatttgatttattttctagaGAGTGAAGaccataaaataagaaaaatagtttATCCACTGAAGACTGGCCTACGGACAGTGACATACACGATAAGTGTGACACATGTACTTGATTAGGACATGGATGTTGCTTTTCTGGTGGGTGATAATTACGAAGAACAGTTGAGTTTTTGATACAAATATATTGTTTGGAAGACTTTTTGATAAAGAGAAATACAAAAGCACACATTTAAAATGcacaacaatatttattttaaatatacaaatcaatatttattttaaattaagctAGTTAACTTAATAGTATGTTGTTTGCACTGCAAACAAAcgaagtttatttaaaaaagttcGATGACATCACTTACATTATGTGGCTTTTGTgaaattatacattattttaattatacaaaCAATATTTATGTGAAATTAGTAGTTTGACTAATGATTCATTAATTCTTTTACATTAGGTTTTTCCcccaaaaaaatcataattatacgaatttatagagataattatcataatttgtaataatataattatctattgttaataataatatttatgctAATAAACATGGTTAATATGTTGTTATTACAAACAAGTTTATTGAAAGTTTTCGATACATCACTTGCAATATATATAGCTTTTGTTACAtcttaagtaattttttttgacataaaGAGGTTATTTCACAATCAAACAATTATTGTGAATATTTTGCATTTTGGAGGAATGTTTAGgtgttttttttgctaaatattcCCATTATTACAACGATAGTATATGATTCGTTAGGGCTGCTATAGACCTAAAAGACGAGCCACCATCTTTAACCGATCTCCCAACCTCATCTTTCAAAACATTCATCCTCCCACGAATCTTTTCTCCTTCACTTTCAACCATTAACATCCTCACAGCTTTCTCGATCTCCTTCCTCTCGATCTTACCCTCCAAATGAATACCAACCCTCCAAACATCGCTCACAAATCTTGCGTTCAGCATTTGATCCCAACCTCCAGGCAAACAGATCATAGGAACCCCTTCGCATATACTCTCCAGCGTCGAGTTCCAACCATTGTGTGTCAAGAACCCACCAACGGCTCGGTGCGCAAGAACCTCCTGTTGTGGAGACCACTTCACTATCTTCCCTTTTTTCTCAAGGCTCCTCACGAGCTCTTCGGTGAGTAACTCGATCCACTCTGCGCCTAAGACCAAACCGGGTCGTACCACCCACAAGAAAGGCTGTTTGCTATTGCTTAAACCCCAAGCAATCTCCAAAAACTCTGATTCCGTTATGTTCACAACGCTTCCTAGACTCACGTAGATAACGGACTTATCTTCTTGATTATCTAACCAATGAATGCAAGTCTCGTCTTGTCTGAAAAGGCTACTAGACGAAGCGGAGAAGTAGCTGTGAAACGGACCAATCGCAAAGACTGGAACCTTGAAGATTTCGTTGGAGAGAGTCAACGAATCTTTCTCCAGCTCTTGGCAGGACATGAATATTAGACCTGATGATCTCATCGTCGTGTCGACGATAGTGTCTAAGAATGGATCGAGTTTCTCTCCGTCTTCTCCGAAAATCCTTGGCAGATCTCTCTTTAGAAGCGGAGGGAACTCAAGAACAGAGTCCTCTGCTTCCGAATCTAAGacacaaaggttcaaaaccatCTTAAACGTACCAAAAGATGGTCCTAAGCGGTATCAATCATAATACAACGGTATTATTTTGTCTAAGAATATCTACTGAAATCAAAGTTGCAAATACTCTTTtcagtgtttaaaaaaattataatacaacGATATTATTTTGTCTAAGAATATTTACGGAAATCAAAGTTGTGAATACTCTTTtctgtgttttaaaaatatatttttaaaaatatcaatcaataaaattgaatataacTTTAAGCATAAAGagctatttataaaaaaaacatttctcaaAATCCTTAAATATAATTCTAACTAATTAATACTATAACTTTAAGAACAAATATACAATTAGATATACATAACTGAGAATACAAAGCATTACCTGAAACTGGAAGATAGCCTTTGGTTCGGATACGCGGGAGAATAGGATAAGCATTCAAGAAAGTGGCTTTGAAAGTAGAGAGAACAAGCCTCGGGAGATTCAAACTCTCTGCGACAGATTGTGTGAAGAGCCATCCACAATCATCGACCAAACAGCTAACCTTCTCTGATTCTTCAAGCAACAGTTTTTGCAAGCATTCACGAAACGGGGACTCAGCGTTGACGTTGATTTGCGCGAGGAGAGACATAACATTAGAGGTAGGCTCGTCGTTGATCTGGGATTCAGACAAGCCGTCTGGAATCTCTAAGAAGGTGAAGAGAGGATGGTTCGAAGCTTTTGGACCGTTGAACCGCGTGTGGATGACAGTGATTGAGAAGCCTTGTGAGTGAAGGATGTTGGCGAGCTGAAGCATAGGGTTTATGCAGCCTTGTAATGGCAACGGGAAGAGAATCACTCGcacaccattcttcttcttctccattgaAATTGACGAAGCAGAGGACTCTGTGTTTTTCTCTATGGGTTTTTGTGAAAAGACCGAACATCTATGTACTTTATCCAATTGTTGTTTAGACAGGATACGGAGAATCTATAAAGCAGACAAAACCTTCATAGTTATGTGTGTGTTTGGTTTAGACCCATTCAGCTTTCCGCCCATTTTCTTGACCTTTtggattataaaatttataaatactccTATGTGGTCACTATCAGAGATATTGTGATTTTGAAAATGTAGCCTTTGAGACAAATTGGCaagagatatatttttttcttaatagtaTTATTCAAGAATCCTCACTTTTATAGAATTACTTTTATTGTCAAATCTTCTTACAGTTAGATGATACGATAGAATTCAAGATTGAGTAAATGCAATAAAATCCAAGATTTGAGTAAATCTTAAAAAGATTTGTTAcaaattttttggattttgaagagATTTCAGAGTTTtggaaaaaaacttttaaattttaaatatttattttatttttaaattactataatttgatattttgtcGTTccatgaaatatataaaatatataaaagtttcaaaaaaactgattttcaaatatatatatatatatatatatatatatattaatttcgtacagttaattattttttttaaatgtgaagtaaacttttttttactttttaaaaagtttccCTTCATAGGAGGTGGTATTTTGATTCAATgttttttactataaaatatcATCCAAATCTTACAAAATTctatttaaacttttttattgaTAAGATACATATTTCCAATAAACTGTAATTTGAGAAAACTTATACAACTGATTAATCCTTATTAGTGATAGATATAATAAGaggaaatttgaaaaaaaaaacatgaaatacTCTCAAATCCTTTATCCAATAAGACCTccttaattattttgtaaatctatattattaaaatataaacagtAAGCAtctactaacaaaaaaaatatagttaaaccatcaaatttatttaattttgtgttATTTCTCGTAAAActaacttaattattattaaatatacacataacacattatttaaatattttgtaaaataaaatatctaaaaagatATTTGCAGGTATCTTTTCTAAGATTACACTTTAATattacattattatttaaaatataattatttttaaatatttacatttttttttttttgtcgacgccCATCTTCTAAGATCAAGTGGTAGTCGGGTTTGAGTCGTTCCGAAGAGACGCTCTGTCCGACTGAGTCTGATCAATATGGGAAAAGAGAACACCGCTACATCTTGCTTCCTTGGCGAGAGAATCTGCACGAGAATTTCTTGTCCTCGGTATGCGGCTGATACTGAACTCCAAGAAACCGGCTCGTAAAAGTCGAAAGGAAACTAACTCGGAGGCAAAAGCCGGCCAGTCAGTAGGGTTCGAAATCATGTCCACCAGGTCCGAACAGTCAGTCTCGATATGAATCACGGTGTACTGTAACTCTCGTAAGCAGGACATcgacattatatatatttacatttatataatcaaattagtgattaatattaaatattattataaatgaataataatctttatttatagaataagaTATATcatttctataatatttatatatgatattcataattaatttactacaccaattaataaatataaaataacttaatccactattaactattttataaattataaaattaaaataattccacctacaaaagaatatatattcatgaattttacaacatacttcaacttattaaaacaaaataataatatacatatttaaattattaatcttcTTGTGCATTCCaggtaaaataataaaagtctGATGAGCTTTTGCATTCCAGCTAGAATGAATTGGTTATTTAACAGCCACACGGAGGAGAAGACACTTTCTGTTTGGTGAATGACGACACTCTGACATTTGCTTCCTGAGTTTCAGCAGTCTACACTGTTCTCTTCAGATAGCTTATTTGCATCACCAGGCTGACTATCCGAGGACGGAGAGAAGAATTGTATACCGCATTCTTTAATTTCGCAAGCATCCCATCCAAACTTTATTTCCACCGCGTCATAGTTCGATTTGGCTAGAGGATTGTCTAAAGGGAAAGAACAGTCAAATATAGCTAGATGACGGTCCAACAGACGTGTAACGAAGATGAGAATATGAAGATCACTAGAGTGAAAGTGGTTCCCTTGGTTGCCTTTGAGGAGACACCACACCCGGATAATGCTTTTGACCCAAGTGGGCTTAGTAGAGTCGGTGTCAATCAAGAGACAAGCCTTAAACCGCAGAAAAGATCCATGGAGAAAGCTCTCAAGTAAAGGGATCGTCAAGTAACTTCCACTAGCTCGATGAGTGAAATACTCCGGGGGCACTTGTCCACCAGGTAGGATCATGTACTTGAAAACTGAACTTCGTATGAGGGACTCTTGTTCAAGTTTGAAGCAGTTAATGAAATGAAGAATGGTTTCCGGGTTTCGAAAGAGGTGAGATATACTCTCAAGTGATTCGCAATCTTGTGCGCGTAGTATTTTGAGCGACGACGTCTGTAGCTCAGGCAGCGACACGAGCTTTCTGCAGTTGCCTATGTTAAGCTCCTGGGGTTTAATGGAAACCAATGAGTGTGGAAGTCTAGTGAAAGTGTTATCAGACATGTCTAAATCTCCAATAGGATTAGGAGCAGGCACCACCTGAGGATCGTCGTGCCAGCTATCTTCAGTTAATGCATAGCACAAGGAGAAATCTACATCCTCAAGATGTTTGAGTTTAGATATATTCGGCGAGATACGGCTTAACTTGCTGCAGCCACTCATGAACAGGCCGGTAAGACCAGTCATCTTCTCAATCCACCAAGGAACTTCTTCGATCGCCGTGTTCTCTAGAGAGAGAACTGAAATGTTGCGCGAAATATCGGGAAAGCTTCTTATCAGTGAGCATCCATAGAGAGTCAGGTTAGAGAGAGATTCCAAGTTGATGTTTGTCGGAAGAAACTCCAGCTTTCTGCATTCTTCCATGTTCAAAGTCTTGAGGTTCTTGAGATACCGAATAGAAGAAGGAAGCATCTCTAGACTCTGGCAATCAGCTAGATACAGTTCCTCGAGATTGGGAGCTTTCGAAAGATCTGGGACTTCTTTCAGTTTTTTTGATCTCCACAAGCTCATATTCTTAAGATATTTAAGTGgctgttaccaaaaaaaaaacataagttttCATCATAAGAAACTTTGGTATATAAATTACTCTACATAAAAAACTTACCTGGGGCCCTTCCCACATCTTCTCGAGCTCGCTATCTATCATACCAAGTTCAACGAGATAGGCTGGTGAAAAGTGTGAAGGCATACGTGACATTGGATATGCATCCCAGTGTAACAATCTAAGTCGACGAGACAAAGATTGTATGCCTTGGGGCAAGTACAACTTTGTTTCTTCATTACGCTCCAACGGGTTCTTGTAAATCTTAAGAAACCGGAGATTACTCATCCCTTTGAATGCATCCTCATCCAACGTGAACAACTCATCAATTTCTGATATGTTCCACGATATACCTAAAACAGCTTTAGTGCCCtgaatacaaaaataaaaaatcaaaagaagagCGAAAATAAATATGCAAGTTCGAGAGCCAAGATAGATTATAAAAAGGGAGAGTGAATAtgataaaaaggaaaattttgttagaccatctccaatggtttactctatttttcGTTGAAAATAGGGTAATTGAGTTAGAACTGGATTTTATTCTAATGATACCATTTTTAGAGTATAAAATAGAaggatgaacaaaaaataaattaattaataaagtaaatttatcttttacttttactatagaataaaaaataaagtatcattataacattttatatttaaaatctaatttAGAATGGAAAATAGAATAGAGTTGAAAAAGCTCTTACACTGTTATCCTCAAGTACATCACATATATTCTTGGAATCAGTCAGAAATTGACGTTCTCCAGGCTCGTCAAAGGACTGTGCAGATACAATTCCTCTACCCATTTCTTGCAGCAAATTATGCATCTCCACAGTTTTACACAAGTGTGTTGTTATACGTATAAGCGACCTCTCAACTAAAACTCTAAGACCAGTGTTAACATCAACGTCACTATCAGCGAGCAACCATTTTAAGCTATCAACTTTTTCACCGTTGAACAAACACGCTATGTGAAGAAATAGCCTTTTATGTGTCTCCTTTAACCGATCATAACCGAATCTCAACGTTTTCTCGATGTCTCCATTCAGACATGTCCTGAGCTCAGGTAGCATGTCGATCCAATCCTCCTTGTTCCTCCCTCGCAGAGAAGAACCCAAAAGGTTAAGACCCAAAGGAAGATTACCGGCAAGTTTCGAAACTTCGAGGGCAAGATCCATGAAACCATCAGCTGGAGAGTTTCGTTTAAAAGCGGATTGGCAGAACATCTCGAGAGCTTGATCTTCGGAAGGAAAACCCACCTCGTAAACACGTTCGATACCGTGGCTTCTTAACAAGTGTACATCCTTGGTTACCACAATGATTCTGCTACCGGAACCAAACCAAAGAGTTTGTCCAACTAAGGCATCTAGAAGCAATCGATCATCCACATCGTCGAGAACTATAAGAACTTTATGGTTCTGTAGCCTTCCTCTTAACACACCTAAATGATCAATCTTCACATCCTTGTGGTCTAAAATCTCAGACAGAAATTTTTCTTGCAGTTGCAGCTTTACGCCGTAATCATCCAAGTTGATTCTTCTGAAATTTTCTAGAGTCCTGTCGATGAAGGATCTATCGATGAAGACACACCTTTGGAATCGGTAAGAGAGGCTACCAAATAAAGCTCTCGCGATGGTACTCTTACCAATTCCCGAAGGACCCCAAATCCCTACCATCAACACTTGTTCAGCATCCATAGACAACAGTGAAACCATGTTTGCTATATGAGCTTCGATCCCAATCAAATCATCAAACTCTTCTGATGATGATTGTGAGCAATTCAGCTtacatgaaacatcattgacaaAATCATCTACCATGTGTGCTTCACTGTccctgattaaaaaaaaaagagataaaacatTGCTTAACcacggagttctgatgggactATGTGCATTACTGTTAGTTTGATCGCACCCAGAGGTAAATTAATTTCAATAGATTAAATTCAAAAGACTCAGACCATTTACGAGAATGATGTCCCTGGATCatgtgcattagtgctggtatgattgCACCCAGAGATAAATAAATTTCAACAAATTAAATTCAAAGAAAAGACCATTTACGAGAATGATGTCCGTGGATGTTTGCTACTTCCGTTAAAGCAAGCCGCCATTGTTTCGTCACATCTGCTGTTTTCTTCTCGCAAGTTTTCTCAAAGGCCTTGCCGAATTCTCCGATCTGATACCTAACGTCAGAAGGATCCAAATCGTAGAAGATCGTCATAACAATCTGACCTAACTCTTCCCTGCACTTCAAGATCTCCAGCAACTCGTCTAAACACCAGCTGGAGGAAGCGTAGTTCTTGGAGAGCACTACGATGGAAACCCTGGAGTCTCTGATCGCCTGCACAAGAGCTGGGCTGATCGAGTGGCCGCGGTCGATTTGACTGTCTTTGAATACGGTACAGACTAGTTTGCGATCCAGAGCAACGATAAGGTGGCTGAGGAATGTTTGCCGAACATCTTTCCCCCTGAAGCTTGGGAACACCTGTAAGCTCCGGCTGCGAGATGATGAAGccatcaaagaagaagaagaagattgacGTACAGAGATTTTGAAAGGAGGAAGACTGAGAGTTTTGAAACAAGTTTCGTTGACTTTTATGTACAAGTaatgttagaaaataaaataaatgagttTGTAATCGTTGACTTTTTGCATTGTTGGGACTGGTATGAATGTTTGCAAACCTGAagctttttctttaaaaaaaagttaaatcgtAAATATTACCTGAATAAATGTTTGAAGGAAGATTTGATTACAAAgttatttgaaacaaaaaaagaaagttatttgaaaataaaaaaaagaaagctatTTGAaactcaatcttcttaacagctAGTCTGTTTTTAGACGCCTAAAAACACATGAATTAAATCCAAGCCACTATATGGTGAACTTAAGCTAATAGTGAATCAGAACAAGAGACGAAAGATTTATTTTCTCTACACTTCGCACTTCTTGATTTAattatctatataaaaaaaatattttataaaaatgcatacatataaaattactaattttcaaataaaattaatcatctaatctattaaaagtgaagtacaaataataattaaccCTGATTTTTCCTTAAAAATTACAACAGAATGCCACTGGTGTTAATCTGCCCATTAACTAATATTCAGAAAATGTTTTCACGTATGAAGGCAAGCTGCAAGCCCATTAGCATTGGTTTGACCCAATAATTGCTCTTCAATATATCTATAACCATAAAATAACATTCAATTTTTGTTTGACTACAAATCCAATcggtttaaataatttagtaaaccaatattgtttttttacgacgaaagtaaACCACTATTGTTAAATCAAGTGCCAAAATACAATTGATTAACATTTCGAACCATGACTATTCCATTACTTTAGTAATATAATTGTTGAAAACCACTAAACCGGTTTAcatatattacatgaattagattCAATTTTGAAACCATTCGGGTTTTTTTGAAACAGAAACCATTtggtttagtatacattaatcgTTAAAAAACAggattcaaaatatattttaatttttagttttcaaacaaaaaatcatttattataGATTTTGTAACGATTTATGTAATGAGATCAGCTAACTATTCCTAAAATCATTGACTAATTACTAACTTAGCATAATAAGCTCCTAAGTTAAAGCtatcacattaataaaaaaaagatataccTGCTAATCACGATTTACTAAGATAAATACATCGCAAAATCTTTAGAATATATGTAACATTAAATTGCTTTTTTTAAAcactaattaaatttatttcaaagGAGCCATTGAAGGTTCACAAACATACCGTT
Above is a window of Brassica napus cultivar Da-Ae chromosome A10, Da-Ae, whole genome shotgun sequence DNA encoding:
- the LOC106419002 gene encoding LOW QUALITY PROTEIN: UDP-glycosyltransferase 76C1 (The sequence of the model RefSeq protein was modified relative to this genomic sequence to represent the inferred CDS: substituted 1 base at 1 genomic stop codon), which produces MEKRNKTRVILFPLPLQGCINPMLQLAKILFSKGFSITIIHTRFNAPKPSDHPLFTFLQIPDGLSESQTQSRDVLLQLTLLNNNCENPLRECLTKLIKGSGTEEGGEISCLIDDSGWVFTQSVADSFNLPRFVLCAYKFTFFLRHLLVPQLRREGFLPFPDSEAEDSVPTFQPLRKKDLARIMGNKDQAEPLDAYLVKILDTTKPASGLIVMSCEELDRDSLSESHKVFTFPIXPIGPPHIHDVPASSSSLFEPDQSCIPWLDKQETRSVMYVSLGSIVTITESQFLEIACGLRQTNLSFLWVVRPGSVQGRDWIESLPSGFMDGKGKIVKWAPQLDVLAHRATGGFLTHNGWNSTLESICEGVPMISLPFVWDQLLNARFVSDVWRIGIHLEGRIERREIERAVTRLMVEPEGEEIRERVNVLRDEVRRSVQRGGSSSRYLDDLVDRIASF
- the LOC106419297 gene encoding disease resistance protein RPS6-like isoform X2 yields the protein MAACFNGSSKHPRTSFSDSEAHMVDDFVNDVSCKLNCSQSSSEEFDDLIGIEAHIANMVSLLSMDAEQVLMVGIWGPSGIGKSTIARALFGSLSYRFQRCVFIDRSFIDRTLENFRRINLDDYGVKLQLQEKFLSEILDHKDVKIDHLGVLRGRLQNHKVLIVLDDVDDRLLLDALVGQTLWFGSGSRIIVVTKDVHLLRSHGIERVYEVGFPSEDQALEMFCQSAFKRNSPADGFMDLALEVSKLAGNLPLGLNLLGSSLRGRNKEDWIDMLPELRTCLNGDIEKTLRFGYDRLKETHKRLFLHIACLFNGEKVDSLKWLLADSDVDVNTGLRVLVERSLIRITTHLCKTVEMHNLLQEMGRGIVSAQSFDEPGERQFLTDSKNICDVLEDNSGTKAVLGISWNISEIDELFTLDEDAFKGMSNLRFLKIYKNPLERNEETKLYLPQGIQSLSRRLRLLHWDAYPMSRMPSHFSPAYLVELGMIDSELEKMWEGPQPLKYLKNMSLWRSKKLKEVPDLSKAPNLEELYLADCQSLEMLPSSIRYLKNLKTLNMEECRKLEFLPTNINLESLSNLTLYGCSLIRSFPDISRNISVLSLENTAIEEVPWWIEKMTGLTGLFMSGCSKLSRISPNISKLKHLEDVDFSLCYALTEDSWHDDPQVVPAPNPIGDLDMSDNTFTRLPHSLVSIKPQELNIGNCRKLVSLPELQTSSLKILRAQDCESLESISHLFRNPETILHFINCFKLEQESLIRSSVFKYMILPGGQVPPEYFTHRASGSYLTIPLLESFLHGSFLRFKACLLIDTDSTKPTWVKSIIRVWCLLKGNQGNHFHSSDLHILIFVTRLLDRHLAIFDCSFPLDNPLAKSNYDAVEIKFGWDACEIKECGIQFFSPSSDSQPGDANKLSEENSVDC
- the LOC106419086 gene encoding UDP-glycosyltransferase 76C2, translated to MEKKKNGVRVILFPLPLQGCINPMLQLANILHSQGFSITVIHTRFNGPKASNHPLFTFLEIPDGLSESQINDEPTSNVMSLLAQINVNAESPFRECLQKLLLEESEKVSCLVDDCGWLFTQSVAESLNLPRLVLSTFKATFLNAYPILPRIRTKGYLPVSDSEAEDSVLEFPPLLKRDLPRIFGEDGEKLDPFLDTIVDTTMRSSGLIFMSCQELEKDSLTLSNEIFKVPVFAIGPFHSYFSASSSSLFRQDETCIHWLDNQEDKSVIYVSLGSVVNITESEFLEIAWGLSNSKQPFLWVVRPGLVLGAEWIELLTEELVRSLEKKGKIVKWSPQQEVLAHRAVGGFLTHNGWNSTLESICEGVPMICLPGGWDQMLNARFVSDVWRVGIHLEGKIERKEIEKAVRMLMVESEGEKIRGRMNVLKDEVGRSVKDGGSSFRSIAALTNHILSL
- the LOC106419297 gene encoding disease resistance protein RPS6-like isoform X1 — translated: MASSSRSRSLQVFPSFRGKDVRQTFLSHLIVALDRKLVCTVFKDSQIDRGHSISPALVQAIRDSRVSIVVLSKNYASSSWCLDELLEILKCREELGQIVMTIFYDLDPSDVRYQIGEFGKAFEKTCEKKTADVTKQWRLALTEVANIHGHHSRKWDSEAHMVDDFVNDVSCKLNCSQSSSEEFDDLIGIEAHIANMVSLLSMDAEQVLMVGIWGPSGIGKSTIARALFGSLSYRFQRCVFIDRSFIDRTLENFRRINLDDYGVKLQLQEKFLSEILDHKDVKIDHLGVLRGRLQNHKVLIVLDDVDDRLLLDALVGQTLWFGSGSRIIVVTKDVHLLRSHGIERVYEVGFPSEDQALEMFCQSAFKRNSPADGFMDLALEVSKLAGNLPLGLNLLGSSLRGRNKEDWIDMLPELRTCLNGDIEKTLRFGYDRLKETHKRLFLHIACLFNGEKVDSLKWLLADSDVDVNTGLRVLVERSLIRITTHLCKTVEMHNLLQEMGRGIVSAQSFDEPGERQFLTDSKNICDVLEDNSGTKAVLGISWNISEIDELFTLDEDAFKGMSNLRFLKIYKNPLERNEETKLYLPQGIQSLSRRLRLLHWDAYPMSRMPSHFSPAYLVELGMIDSELEKMWEGPQPLKYLKNMSLWRSKKLKEVPDLSKAPNLEELYLADCQSLEMLPSSIRYLKNLKTLNMEECRKLEFLPTNINLESLSNLTLYGCSLIRSFPDISRNISVLSLENTAIEEVPWWIEKMTGLTGLFMSGCSKLSRISPNISKLKHLEDVDFSLCYALTEDSWHDDPQVVPAPNPIGDLDMSDNTFTRLPHSLVSIKPQELNIGNCRKLVSLPELQTSSLKILRAQDCESLESISHLFRNPETILHFINCFKLEQESLIRSSVFKYMILPGGQVPPEYFTHRASGSYLTIPLLESFLHGSFLRFKACLLIDTDSTKPTWVKSIIRVWCLLKGNQGNHFHSSDLHILIFVTRLLDRHLAIFDCSFPLDNPLAKSNYDAVEIKFGWDACEIKECGIQFFSPSSDSQPGDANKLSEENSVDC